One Agrobacterium vaccinii DNA window includes the following coding sequences:
- a CDS encoding LysR substrate-binding domain-containing protein, whose amino-acid sequence MLNLQHLASFIALEQTMSFTHAAERLGIGQSTLSQHIQRLEAFLGQRLIARDTHRVRLTPEGEALLGYARNMLDINNKVAALFGESRLRGRLRLGVSEDFVASRLTVIMEEFTRLYPLVDLELTVALSGSLYEMQDNGELDVVLAKRRLGDHLGHFLYREPLVWLAKDPDAVLSRENALPLIAFPPPSITRKAAQEALDRAGVAWRTVCTCGSLSGLTAAARAGMGVLVQPRSMAPSGLRELPKGALPALEDVEFVLQPRKGADAELVEALSKLVMAKRMVPGSAA is encoded by the coding sequence ATGCTGAACCTCCAACACCTCGCCAGTTTCATTGCGCTGGAACAGACCATGAGTTTCACGCACGCCGCAGAACGCCTGGGGATTGGCCAGTCGACGCTCAGCCAGCATATTCAACGGCTGGAAGCCTTTCTCGGTCAACGCTTGATCGCACGCGATACCCATCGCGTGCGCCTGACGCCAGAGGGAGAGGCCTTGCTGGGTTACGCCCGCAACATGCTGGATATCAACAACAAGGTCGCGGCTCTGTTCGGTGAAAGCAGGCTGCGCGGTCGCCTGCGCCTTGGCGTCTCCGAGGATTTCGTTGCGAGCCGCCTGACCGTCATTATGGAGGAGTTCACGCGGCTCTATCCGCTGGTCGATCTGGAACTGACGGTGGCGCTCAGCGGCTCTCTTTACGAAATGCAGGACAATGGCGAGCTAGATGTCGTGCTGGCCAAAAGACGGCTAGGCGATCACCTCGGTCACTTCCTTTACCGCGAACCGCTTGTGTGGCTGGCGAAAGACCCGGATGCCGTTCTGTCGCGCGAAAACGCCCTTCCGCTCATCGCCTTCCCGCCGCCAAGCATCACCCGCAAGGCAGCCCAGGAAGCGCTCGACCGCGCCGGTGTCGCCTGGCGCACTGTCTGCACCTGCGGCAGTCTCAGCGGGTTAACCGCCGCCGCCCGCGCCGGAATGGGCGTTCTGGTCCAGCCCCGCAGCATGGCCCCATCGGGCTTGCGGGAACTGCCGAAGGGCGCGCTTCCGGCACTGGAAGATGTGGAATTCGTGCTCCAGCCGAGAAAGGGGGCGGATGCGGAATTGGTGGAGGCGCTGTCGAAACTGGTGATGGCGAAGAGGATGGTGCCGGGGAGTGCTGCTTGA
- a CDS encoding threonine aldolase family protein — protein sequence MFFASDNWAGAHPAINERLMKESTRFAAAYGTSELDRAIEKRFNEIFEREVAVFFVGTGTAANSLAMASVARPGGIAFCHSEAHVIEDECGAPVYFSNASRLMPVAGPNGKMLPKNLEAAIGRFPPGSIHQGQPMLVTVTQATEQGTVYELDEIDAISAIAKKAGVPLHMDGARFGNAMIALDTTPAEMTWKRGVDILSFGATKNGCWCAEAIVYMDPKTAEDLPFIRKRSAQLFSKTRFMAAQFDAYFKDNLWLELASHANAMATRLREGLSASNSARLAWPTQSNELFVVLNKDKAKAAKEAGASFYDWPVPHDMPEPVGENEQLIRLVTSFATLENDVDDFLRICGGA from the coding sequence ATGTTTTTTGCTTCCGACAACTGGGCAGGTGCCCACCCCGCAATCAATGAGCGGTTGATGAAAGAATCCACCCGGTTCGCCGCCGCGTACGGCACAAGCGAACTGGACCGGGCCATCGAGAAGCGCTTCAACGAGATTTTCGAGCGCGAAGTCGCCGTGTTCTTCGTTGGCACCGGCACCGCTGCCAATTCTCTGGCCATGGCCAGCGTCGCCCGCCCCGGCGGCATCGCATTTTGTCACTCCGAAGCCCACGTGATCGAGGACGAATGCGGAGCGCCGGTCTACTTCTCCAACGCCTCGCGCCTGATGCCGGTCGCCGGACCCAACGGCAAGATGCTGCCAAAGAACCTCGAAGCCGCCATCGGCCGCTTTCCGCCCGGCTCCATCCATCAGGGCCAACCGATGCTGGTGACAGTAACACAGGCGACGGAACAAGGCACGGTTTACGAGTTGGATGAAATCGACGCCATCTCGGCAATTGCCAAAAAAGCCGGTGTACCGCTGCACATGGATGGCGCCCGCTTCGGCAACGCCATGATCGCACTCGACACCACGCCAGCGGAAATGACATGGAAGCGCGGAGTCGATATCCTGTCCTTCGGCGCAACCAAGAACGGTTGCTGGTGCGCCGAAGCCATCGTCTACATGGATCCGAAAACGGCAGAAGACCTGCCCTTCATCCGGAAGCGCTCCGCCCAGCTTTTCTCCAAAACCCGCTTCATGGCCGCCCAATTCGACGCCTATTTCAAGGACAATCTCTGGCTGGAACTGGCCTCCCACGCCAATGCCATGGCGACGCGCCTGCGCGAAGGACTGTCGGCTTCCAACAGTGCACGCCTGGCCTGGCCGACCCAATCCAACGAGCTTTTCGTGGTGCTGAACAAAGACAAGGCCAAAGCCGCCAAAGAAGCCGGTGCCAGCTTCTACGACTGGCCCGTACCGCACGACATGCCGGAGCCTGTGGGCGAGAACGAACAGCTCATTCGGCTTGTGACCAGCTTTGCAACGCTGGAAAACGACGTGGATGATTTCTTGCGGATTTGTGGCGGGGCTTGA